CTCCAGTGTAGATGGATGTAAAAACGACTTATGTTTAGTATTCTTGAGCCAGAATGACCTTAGTGGGATTCATGTTGATATCCTTGAAACGGTTAATCACGTTGGGAGCAAAAACAAATCCTGCTCGTCCATTTTTACTGCAGAATAACAGCTGCCATCTACAGTTAATATCTTTGTGTGTAGCACATAGGATCAAGCATctcactatgttactctgtgtAATGCTGTGTCAGTTAATTTGCATTTTTGGTGTAACGGATCTGGAGGTTTCTGCCCACAGTGGACATCTGCTGGATAAACGACGTGTCGACTCAGTGGTGTAAACATGACGTAACTTCTCTCAAGCCGATAGCACCAAAGTTAAATGCTGAAATATAGCCTGTGAATTTGCTTGTAACTAAAAGTTTGtaaacagcaaaaacatttaatatatCTTACATTGCAATTATTTTTTTACCTGTATTTTGGCATGCAGTTTTAATCCTTGCTTTTACTTACTTACATCCATCGTTGTGTCTGTGGTAATCGGTCCATTTTTAACTTGAACCACATTGATTCATGCAAGAGTCATTTAAGCCAAGTCAAGTGAATTTAATATCCAAGTCAGACGCAACGCAGGAGTTTAACCTTTAACAGTCATCCATGGTCTTTATAcattctgctgttttattttttcaagatATGAAATATGTCTTTAAGATTGAGAAATATGACCAATAGAATTATTGCATATTTTGTAAGACTGTGAGTTCAGTATCAAATGTATAACAGTCCAGAGTTATTTAACATATGTATATAATGCAAAAAGAAATAATATGAGAAATGTATGTATATGCGACTCTCAAAAACAATGAATGCCAAACCTTCATTCTAaaagttgtcattttatttgtgagtttgcatttttaatatttcatccTTTGTGCATCATACTTACATTGATTTTCCcatgaaaacacaaatataaaagaaacagttttaaattgttattttgtGTTTCAGAAGATGTATTTTATATATGCTTAAAAGTAATTAATATCTCCACTATTTCTCAACATTTCAACTTATATTTGGTATGAATGGAGTGAATAGATTTTAAGTTTCGTGAGATCTGCAGGTGGTAACATCCAGGTTGGAGCCATCGGATAGTTCTTGGACTTGTTGCAGGTGAGGCCTCTGGTGAGTAGAGCAGTGTCGGGGTATGTTAACATGATGATGAAGGTGGTGACGGTGACAATGGCCATGAAGAAGGGTTTCAAGTAATTTGATGATTTCATAATTTGGAAGAGCCAACGCTGTGGCGTCCAGGCCCAACGTTTGAGAAACCAGCATGCGGAAATCCAccaactgaaaaaagaaacttaCCTGGTTCAAAAGTTTTCAGAAATCTTGTGACCTTTCTTTTATTGATATTAACAAACAACATTAAATGAGCTGTATGACCGCTAACAAACATCTGCTGTGCAAGGTCATGAGATGTGGATGAAAGCATGGTAAACAAGTTTTCCTATTTGTCCTTCGACTCTtacctctctctgcctctcagacAGCTGAGCCAGGCTCTGTCTGAGGGTAAGAAGTTCCTGTAGGTCGtctcttgtcttcttctcttGGCTTTGCAGGTCTGAGCTAACTGTGCTCAGCTTTTTCTCCACCTTTGTCTTCTCCGCCAGCAGAtccagcttctttttctgctccTGCATGGTCTGAGTCTGTTGCGCGACTTTCAGCTTGGCATTTTAGGCACAGCAGAGACTCGAGTGAGCGTCGGGTTTTAGTAAAACAAGAGTGACTTTATTTAGTTAATCCAAATGATTAATCTAAGATACTCTGATACTTTGAAAGTATGCATTGATTGCATATGCATATGATTCAATGACCCACCAACCCATGCCCAAAAtttaacacaaatacacaaagcaTTATGAAGTGAAAATCCCTCTGGAGTGAATTTGGGCCCAAACCCTTCTCCCCTCTACCTTGAGCTCGCTGGTATGGGAGAGCTGGGCCTTGAGCTCTGTGTTGGAAAGCTTGGTTGCTTTCAGTTCGCTTTGAAGACGCTCCAGTTTTTTCTGCAGCCTCATGGCCTGTAGTTGTGCATCATTTTGTTCCGCAGCCAATGCTGATCggctcctcttctcctcctccagctctgaAACCTTTTTCCTCAGTAGTTGGATGTGGAGTCCTCTGCTCTCTATTTGGTCCTTCTGTGATTTCAACTACAGGGAATGGGAATATTTTAAATCAACTGTATAAATTTTTTGTGCATTTAGAGGTAAATTATCTGCTTGTTCAGCACCACTCTCCACTTGTATAAACTTgggaataataaaaacaaaaaacaaacaaaaaaactaccTTCCGTTGTAagctgtaagtcagacttttacTCTCAACTAAAGCAGTTCCCTCTTGTCTAACAAGTTGTTCGGCACGTGACAGAATGAATTTTAGCTTCATTTCGAAGTCAAGATCAATGTCAAAGTCCTCAACCTTCATCATCTTGGACAGCTGTTCCAAGAATTCCTcatactgttaaaaaaaaagagacaaatcaTAGGAATGTGTCGCTATACCAACCTGTATCTGTAACTTATATGCTTAGTCACATGACTTTACTCACATCCTGTTTGCTGTGTTGCAGTCGGTCACGATACATGTCTGCTGTCAGCAGTTCGGCCTCGAGACACTGCAGTCTTCCCCTCAGGTCTTGGACTTGCTGCTCTGCAAGCTGAGCCCTCTGTTGTGCACTGTGATGAAGCTCTGTCTGCTCACTCAGCTTTTCAGAAACACAACACAGCCTCATTTCCACCTCTGGCAAGCTCTGAAAGACCAGCATAGTGAAAATGTGTGGTAACATAAACTATTGTGTGCATACTCCTTTTTATCTTACAGCTGGACTAAGTCCTTGACAGATGGAACAGGAAGAGTTAAGATAAAGATACAAGTAACTGCATTAATTGCCATGCTTTGGGACTTATTCTTCTACTTTACACAGTTATCCAGGAGATGTAGTTATTAGtctgcagattaaaaaaaaaaaaaaaaaaattagctgtATTGCAAGTATTGAGATTAAAGTGCTACTTGCATGCTtattggtaaaaaaaataaaaaatcaaccGGTATGTTTCGTTTTACACAAGTAACTGATCATTCATAACATATAGTGATTAACAAAAAGTAATCCTAATAACTAAAATACAATGTGATTTATAATTGTCAGCACATGTGTTGTTTGGCTGGAGCCACATTTGTACCTTGGAGAACAAATTTAGCTTTAAAGCAGCTTTTAAGCATTTTTTGTTGGAAATCCCAACATTCCTCACCTTATTGCAGAGGTTATCCAGTGTCTGTAGAACATCTCTCTCCGTGGGCAGGATGACGTCCTCACACTTCTTCTCCAGGAGGCCGACCAACTTTTCCAAGAATGCCTGCAGCTTGCCCTCAGCTTCTTGGGTCCTTCTTTCAAGCTCCTCCACCTGGTTCTCCAGACAGCGTGACTCTCGCCTGGCTGCCTCTATCACTCTCTTACCGGCCTCAAGTCTTTCAGTTAGGGTCTGCTTCTCCATCTCGACACTTCTTCTCCCAACAGCCAGACCATCAAGCTCCTAAATGACATACAAACACCACAACAATAAGGCAATTTTAGCATTTACTCCTAAGGTAATAAAATCTTTAACAATTTCATACAGAAATCAGTACTTTTTACACAACGCTACTAAATCCTTTAGTGTGTGGGTTAAGCCGTCCAGACATCTGAAATCGTGTACTGTAaagtaactgctcttttaaggTGTGTATATACCACTTTGAGTGAATCAAGTGCTGCTACACTGCTTGCAGCCTTCCTCCTCTCTTGGTCCAGCTCTGCCACCAGCCTCAGCACCGTCTCTCTGCTGGCTTTGCACTCCACCTCACTGGATTTCACACTCTCTTCTAAAACAGCAACCCTCATCTTCAGCCTCTCCTTCTCATTGCACTGTTAATTACAGAGGTTGAAGAAAGGTACTAAATAGTtattaaatgcttttttaaatctatttttaaaagTTGCCAACATAGGAATCAATTTAGTTTTTCCACTGCGACTGAATTCAGtagacatttaaaatattttaaggcTTACCTCGTTAGAGTTTTCCATAACTCCCAATAAGAGAGGTGAGAAGTGAACTTTAAGTAGATGTTGCCTCTGTTTTAAGAAGTCTCCCGGCAACAACAAACACAGGCTCAGTCAGAAGGGGGCGCTGTAGCTGAACCTGTCAGGCATCATCTCGTTTATAGAGTTGgtggaattttattttattttattttattttattttattttagtttagtttattttagtttagtttagtttaaaaatattaattggTCAAGAAAATTTATACAATAGCATAAAAATATCCAAAGTCACGCTGAACGGGCAACAATGTGAAGGTCATTACAATAGCACCACATTAGCCCTGAGCTTAGACTTTCAGGTAGCCCTTGTGCTCAACCCCTGTATGAGCTTCACTTACCGGACATTGTCCACTCATAAACTGATCGAGTTCGTCTAAATATGAACGACTAAGTATTTGTAAGGTACTTCCTGCTGTATTTTGAAGTTTTAGTAAGAAATAAAGTTCAGCTTAAAATGGAAACGCTCTACCTTCAAGTCAGAGCTGAGGGCATAATGTGACTACTTGTATTGCGTCACTTCGAGCAGGAAACAAGCGACGAGGAGCAAACACGCCGCCTTTGAATGTATGCAAGACTGTAAACACTGAAGGTAGCTGGAGTTCGTGAATTAATTTAACAtcgtattttgttttttctaaccTGGTAAGCGAAGAAACTCCTGACGTTTTCTACTCACTGAATTGTCTGCGGCTGGCATGTATACAGAAGTTAGCTCCAGGCATGGAGCCGCAGTACTGCTGAATGTATTATCCTAATTAGTTTGCAGGATATACGAGTGTTTTGCTTGCTGATGCACTTTTGATTCCTGTTGCTGTCTATACTTTAGATTTAACGTGTAACAATATAACTATACGTCCATTAGCTAAGTTGATCTGGTTGTTTAACATAGTTCTGTGCTTCCAGTGGCCTAAAGGTGCACTTTCCTTTGGTTGCAGGTTACCCGTAGGCGAGTGTGTATGGAAGATGCTTCTCCGGACGTTGTGGTCCAGACTGGGAGCCCAGCTGCATGCAGGGAGCAGATCAGGCTGCGTTTTAACCTCGGCCAGGACTCATTGTGCTCCGTGGAGCTTTTCCAGGACCTGCCATTTAAACTCTATTCATCAGCAGCACGAGCAGAAAAGACATGTTTCTTTGCCTGCTTTGAGTGGATGTAAAAGTCTTAGCAGTGGGTTTTTGACTGACCCTGGGAGACTTTCTAACTGTGCAAGAGGACAAATAAGTTTGTATTCAACCAACCTCGTAAAGTCAGTGTTGAAACCAGGTTTGAAACCAGCAACAGTGCCTGGAAAAAGGGCACCCAAGGGACCACGGACGAAGCAGCCGTCCAGAGCCAACCAGCCTTCCCTCAGTGAAGACAAGGTGATTTAACCTTAGTGTagagaaatgttttatttagctGTGCCtggtattgttttatttgttgattCAATTGTTTGTCTCCATAGGATATGATGCAGTGCATTGCTTTTGCAACAGCAGATCAGTATCATTTGCCAACACTTTCTCACGACTTGATAAACCACGGCTTCCATGAGATAGATTTGCCCAGAGGTATGAGTGAAAAGGTCATACAGCTGTGCATTAGATTATTAGTGATGGCTTTCATGATcgtcatgttttattttcagatgCCTCGAATGTTCTGGTGATAAGCACAGACATGGCTGCAAAACCAGATGACAATGCACAAATCTTCTTCTTCAGGTAATGCTGACACGCTTTGGTTTAGACTTTGTCTCCAATATTAATGGTATTATTTTGTTGTAGAAAGGTCAGTTCTGTTTAAACATTGTCAAAAATATGGTTTAAATTGAGGATTATTGATATTTGGTTTGGTCAGTACTTGGTGATACAGGCGTACTTTGGTTTGCCTGTATGCCTGTATCAGTGATCTATTTCTCAgcatcacatacacacacaagtcTAAACATGCAATTGCAGAGATTGTTATTTGGATTCGGGTCTGGATTACACGAAGCTAATCAGTGGTGGTGGtgccttttttaattgttgatgCTCTTCTTGCTACGTGAGGCAAGGAATCCAGGTCCCAATGCATTGTGTCTAAGCAGTCACAGAAGGTTGTGAAGGTCTATGTAAACCTCCAAGGATATGCCTCCTCAGACAATCACTGACCTCCTGCTAAACCATTCATGCTGGATGTTGTATGCAGCATAACGCTCGCCACAGCATCTCCAGACTCTTACCTGCCACATATGCTCAGTGTGAATTTGCTCTCATCTGTAAAGAGAATGGAGCGCCACCGATAGACCTTTTGGTTTTGTTGATCTCTAGTGAATGCTATTCGATCTGCATGCTGCTGGTATGTGAACACAGGTCCCACTGATGGATGTCAGCccctcatgccaccctcatGGAGTCTGTTTCTGACAGTTTGATTTAAAACATGCACGTGAAGTTTTGTAGGCCACCTCCCGTTCTTCCtcccacaaaggagcagatactggTCCTGCTGTTGGGTTAATGCCCTTTTAcagccctgtccagctctccctGTGGTATCTCCACCACACTCTTGAGATTATGCTGAGAGACGCAAACTCTGTTGCTATGGGATTtgccatcctggaggagttggactATTTGTGCAACCCGGCTGGGATGGTGATAGCGTCTCATCTTACTAGTAGTAGCAAGGACAAGGAGATAGCAACGGTCTGTGGCAACCATTCCCGTTTTGGGGGGTTGTCTTGTTGTTGTCTCTCCCTGCACCTGCTGTCCCTTTGATTTGCACCAGAGCAGGTGAAATTGAGTCTTAATAGTTTATGCTTTCTAACTGACAGGTTGCTATCCCTGAAGTTTAGCTGACTTTTTTGTTATATGCTGACAATCAAGCATTCCTTTAACGTTTTTCAGCAGTGTAGTTACTAGTACTTCTTTAGTactgctgcttttttctttGGCCCCATAATGCCTGATCTCAGTCTAAAGTTTCTAAGtttaaaagttgttttgttCAGCTCTTGAGTTCTTGTTTGACTGCTTGCCTCATGATTACCTTGGACCGATAGTTTGTTTTGTAACATGAGAGGAAGGGTTACTGACTTGTCCCACTTCCTAAATTTTTAGAGAAGGCTCAGTAGTTTTCTGGAATGTCGAGGAGAAAACGGTAAGCAAACATTACCATTAATGCAATTAATCTAATTTCCAGTTCACTTTTCTACTATACTATTGTTAAACTCTGTAATTTCCCCTCGCTCTTTACAGATGAAAAACATTTTGAGAATCCTGGAACACCATGAGATCCAGCCTTATGAAGTAGCGTTAGTCCACTGGGAAAATGAGGAGATTAACTACACTGTGGGAGAGTACGATGAACctcatgctttgttttgttagtgCTTTCAGACTCTGTAACGTTTCTAAACAGACACATTTTTCCACCTCAGGGGAAATACAAAGCTTGAGCGTGGCAACTTTATTCTGAGTGACATTATGGATCAAGAGGAAGCTGTTTTGGAGAAATTTGCATTTTCAAATGCACTTTGTTTGTCTGGTGAGAAGCTGTATTTTAAGTCTGAAtcataaaaaatgtgtttgtttcctGTGAACACTGCTAACTTTCTCCCTGTGCTTTCTTTTCCAGTGAAGTTGGCAATATGGGAGGTAGCATTAGACAACTTTGTAGAGTCAATTCAATCAATTCCAGAGGTACAGTGAACACTTAACAGCAAGAATGAATAATTGATTATTTATAAAGGTTGTTTGTGTGTTAGAAGATGCACGTGAGAGGTATTTTTCTAAAACGCTAATGCCAGCatgctaattttttttcctttcccacCCAGACACTCAAGTCTGGGAAAAGAGTCAAGCTGTCCTCCGCAGAGGTTATGCAGAAGATAGGAGAGCTTTTCACATTAAGGTAAATTCAGGAAAGTACAGCCTTTCTATTTTTGTATTCACTATTTATGAGCAAGTAATACAGCTTGAGTTTTGTGTAATTATACATGTTATTTCTAAatgcaaaaactgcagtttgtttgcttttctagTATTGCCGTActttagtatttttatttacactcTGCGTTGACAGACACTGTATAAACCTGAGATCTGACCTCCTCCTCACGCCCGATTTCTACTGGGACAGAGAAAACCTAGAAAAACTCTACGATAAGACGTGCCAGTTCCTCAGCATCAACCGCAGAGTCAATGTAAAGGATAAACCATCGCTGCTGGGTTATTGTGTTAACACTCAATCATTTTCTGCCCATGTAGCTTCATAATCTGTCTCATTTTAGGTTGTGAATGAGAAGCTGGAACATTGCACGCAGCTGACAGACTTGATGAGGAGCCACCTGAGTGAGAAGCACAGCTTGAGGTTGGAGTGGATGATAGTCATCCTGATTACGATTGAGGTAAAAGTGGTCAACCAAGAAGCCTCAAAGAATGCAGCTTTTTTAAAACGAACctttattcatgcttttaaaaaaacacggAGATGTTTAACAATGAGTACATCTCATTTGTTTCTCTTGTAGGTTATGTTTGAACTCGCAAAAATGATCTTCTAAACTGCTCCTCTGAAGCTACAGCAACTCTAAAAAGGGCACAAGCAGCTATGAAAGAAGAATGCTGCACTGTGCAAAGGCACTGAGTCGTGAAGGGGACCTAGATCACTCTGAATGTGTTTACTCTTCATGTGTTACATCAGCAACTTTCTGAAAACcatgaattattttttaaatcaagaatTTCACAAATTGTTGCTGAGGATCTTGGCTGAGGGTGGAGGGAGTATTTTACACACATTTGTTCTTTATtactgtgaaaaaaacaaagaaaaatcaaagtaggcaaaaaaaaaagaagatttttaaTCTTTTGTGATGATCTGACCTTTATGTTTTGggactttttttgtctttatgttcttaattttctttttatgtcaTGTGAAAGCGTCTATGTTTTCTTGTCAGTCTCaaagatacatttttaaaaggtcTTATTTGCATGGGAAGGCAGGGACTCCCACATCTTGACACTGATCTTGCagctgatttaaaaaagaaaggggggaaaaaaagatgtagAAATGCACCCAGATTTACTGAGTCCCAAACACCAACTGTAACTCTGTTATAAAAGATGGGGAATAAAGTATTTATGTTCAATATTTCTCAGCTTCAGTGTTTGGATGTTAAACATTATTaacagatttcttttcttttgcagtaAACAAATAATTACTGAAGTACTTTGAATTTATATGTAttaatttattcaaataaaatagttttttattaattaaacacTGGTAAATATAtcagaaaatatataaatacacataaatcaATATTAGTGACATCAGACAAGCAAGGATTGTCCATAACAGACAGTAATGGAAAtaagatttcaaaataaaagcatacagCTAACATAAATACCCTTTCACAAGCTTATTTCTCTCACTCTGTCGCAGTTTGATTATTGAGCCTCAGGCATCAAGCTTAGTGAGGAGGCTTGTTTCTGGCACttagatttattttttcctgtctCTAAGTCTAAATTTAGGGTTAGTATCTCAAATTCTCAGCttaacttgaaattttgagataATCAAAATTtccactttttattattttgcagtGGTAGAAACAGCCTGTTAAAGAACAGGAGAACAAAAAAGTTTGAGTAAACATGATTGCTTAAGGCACTGCTGATTAAAATTAGATTAACTGCGTATTTGATTAAGTTGAGCTTTAAATGAAACACTGTCACACCTTGCTTCATGCCATGCTCTCACCATGCTCTTATTTTCAAACTGCTCACAGTAAAAATTCTAATCACTAAAATATTCATTATGTACAAGATCacgtataataataataataatatatgtatatatatatatatctcctcAGTATGTTCAGGTCTGACTTTTTAAATCATGTGGCAACATGTATATAAGTGAAATACTGATTGCAAAAACTACGTGTTGTGGAAGCtgttaaatatctacattttGCTAATTTTTATAAAAAGGTGTTTCTATGTGCTGTAACATACATCATGATTTAATGTGGTCTGTGAATAACACCTGAacattttttaagctttttacCATAAAAGGTGAAAAGATTCAACAAATATATTATGATATTCTTATTGACTTACTGACATATACATTCCATTCAAAAACTTAGgcataaaaatgtatgaattatgAGTGGAGAGACCTGACATAATTAGCAATGAAGTTGCATTACATGACAAACAGGTAGTTAAATTTACTGAGGCCCCTGCGTGGTAAAAGTAGCTCATCGTCACACTTCTAAAACCATTCAAAAATCACAATTCATGCCCCCTGAGAAgattaaccttttttttcaaTGCACACTTTCCAAAACACTCTCTTAAGTCATATACtgtataatattaaaataatcttAGCAATTAAGGCTAGTTTCGCTAATAAATATCAGAATATTTTGGTGCAACATAATGTGAAATAAAAGGCTTTGATGGCTTTATGAAGCTTTCTTCCTTTTACTTTTTGATTGTCCGACCtacaaaaagaaatacaaaaaagggCATACATTTAATTGAATTTGATTGTGAAAATATACAGAATAAGAGAAGTGGCTTACCACTCAGTAACACTTGAGCTGGGTTAGGTTAATCCCATTCTGCCTGAGTGACACATGTCGTGATTACTGGGTACTCCAGGGCAACAGCAAAATCTTCACCTTCACTCTCAATTTCACCTGTTCCTCCTGTTTCGTGCACTCTCTGGTGACTTTCCTCGTCCTCACTCTTGGTATCAGGTGCCATTTCAAACTCAGATTCAGGATCTTCTTTTTCCTCATGTGCACTTCCCGCTTGAGGCTCCGTGGGTTCTTCCACTTGGATGTGGGATGCCCCCTTTTCCTCTTGAGTGTAAATGTCTTCCTCAGCATCCAGCCACACGTCATCATTTTCCTCCTCTATTTGTTTAATGGGCTCctctgctgttttttctttgctacgAGCCTTGAAGACTGCAGGATGACTGATCAACAGTCCTCGTTTCTCTTTTTGCATCACAGGTTCTGTAGTTTGTGTGGCCTGAATGTCTGGAATTATCGATTGCTTTGACTGAATTTGTTCCACTGGTTCTATTGTTTCTATTGTCTGGATGCTAACAGCCTCTAGCACTGGCTGTTTTGATATCATGGATCTTTCAGTTAAATCTAATTTTTCTGCTGGCTCTGTGATTTGCTTCAGCGGTTTGGTGGTTTCTGCTGCCTGGATTTTGGAGATTATTGGTTCCTTTGATTCAGCTTGTTCTGCTGGTTGTGTTGTTTCCATTTCTTGGACAGCAGCATCCTGAAGTTTAGGCGGATGGGAGACCACAGCTTCTGATTCAGTGATTTCTGTTGTCTGAACAGCGACTTCCATTAGCTCCATTTGTTTCTCGCTCTCAACTCTTTGCATTGCATTTATCAGGTTTGTAGGTTCCACTGCTTCTACTGCCTGAACAGCAACTTCGGACACATTAAGCTGTTTCACAGGTTCTGCAGGAGGTGGTGGGGATGCTGGTGCCTTTAGCTGCCCAAACTGTATATTAAGTTTGAATTCTAAAGACAGGCTTGAAGGAGATTCTACATTACCTATTGACGAGATCATACCTGTGTTCTGGGGGGCTACTAATCCTGTGTTATTTGGTGTAACAATCTGGCTTTGTGTACTTTGTGGTCTTTGTGCTTCTGTGGTGGTATCGCCATCTTTCTTCTTAGCTAATTCTTCAGATAGTGCTGTTGCATCCTCCGCTGTCACACATACCTCTGATTTTTGCTGCTCAGCTTTAGTTTCTTCCAGATCCTCTTTGTGATCATGGGTAGAGATATCTAAACCTAAATCAGAAGTTTTCAATTGATCCTCAGACTCTTTCTGCTCAGCTGGGATCCCATGTCCTTCATCCTCTTCTTCCATGAGCTCCCCAGAACTGTCCTTCATCATTTTTTCATCCTCTGGTTCACTTGATGCACTTTGAACTGTCTCGCTAACATCTGGTTGTTTTATAACTTCTTGTTCCAACTCATCTGGCACAGATTCAGGAGTGGGCTCTGGTAAATTCTCCTTTACATGTTGAATAACTTCTTGAACAGTTAGATTGTTTTCCTCGTTATTCACTTCCTCTTCGATTGCAGTAGAGGCAGATAGATTTTCTACTTTTTCAAGAGTTTCATGACAAACATCAATAACTTCTTTGGCTTCTGTAACCCCTACCTCAATCATTGTGTTGACGATATTCTCTGCTGAATTGATATCAACATCCACCACTTGCACTTGGAATCTGTGATTGTTGTCAAACTCTTGTGATGGAACATGCATCATAACAACCACACTGCCTTCTTCTGCTGTGTTAATGACATTGTTCTTCTCTAATGGTGTTGTAGTCTCAAAAGTGTCCTTTACCTCCATCTCACTTGCTTTTCTTTCTATCAGGTGTTCTCGAATCTCAGTTGTTTCCTCAATCAAAACATCAGGTATTACTGCTGAAACATCTTTTAGATTACATGTTATTACTTGCATCACTACAGCATGCTCAGTGGCAGCAGTGATTACCTTGGTGCCTTGAAGTTCATCAGCTTTTTCCCCCTCAACACTTACTTGGGCTGTACTAACATCCTCATCATATTTGGGTTCTTCTGAAGCTTCAGCACTGTCAACACAAGTCTCTTCATGGACCTGATCATTActtgcttctttttcttcttcttccacagAAGGCACATAAGCAGCTGTTACTGTTTCATCCACAGCTTCAGCTTTTCTGTCTTCGTGTTCAGCTTGATCATTTTGTGGAATGCTTTCGGTTACCTGATCTTTGTTTATTTCTAAATCCTGGTCTGGTTGCTTTTTCTCAGTTTCATCTGTAATGCTGTCAGTGTCTGGTTTTGGAACATCTTCTAGCAATGTTTCAGTTTCAAGCTCTTGAGTGCTAAACACCTGAACACTTGATGCAACTGCATTTGCAGACTTGAATGCTTCACGGTCAGTTGCAGAAACATTGTCTTCTGCATCAGGCAGTGATGCTTCTGGTTCCATTAGG
Above is a window of Oreochromis niloticus isolate F11D_XX linkage group LG19, O_niloticus_UMD_NMBU, whole genome shotgun sequence DNA encoding:
- the ccdc170 gene encoding coiled-coil domain-containing protein 170, with product MENSNECNEKERLKMRVAVLEESVKSSEVECKASRETVLRLVAELDQERRKAASSVAALDSLKVELDGLAVGRRSVEMEKQTLTERLEAGKRVIEAARRESRCLENQVEELERRTQEAEGKLQAFLEKLVGLLEKKCEDVILPTERDVLQTLDNLCNKSLPEVEMRLCCVSEKLSEQTELHHSAQQRAQLAEQQVQDLRGRLQCLEAELLTADMYRDRLQHSKQDYEEFLEQLSKMMKVEDFDIDLDFEMKLKFILSRAEQLVRQEGTALVESKSLTYSLQRKLKSQKDQIESRGLHIQLLRKKVSELEEEKRSRSALAAEQNDAQLQAMRLQKKLERLQSELKATKLSNTELKAQLSHTSELKLKVAQQTQTMQEQKKKLDLLAEKTKVEKKLSTVSSDLQSQEKKTRDDLQELLTLRQSLAQLSERQRELVDFRMLVSQTLGLDATALALPNYEIIKLLETLLHGHCHRHHLHHHVNIPRHCSTHQRPHLQQVQELSDGSNLDVTTCRSHET
- the rmnd1 gene encoding required for meiotic nuclear division protein 1 homolog — protein: MLLRTLWSRLGAQLHAGSRSGCVLTSARTHCAPWSFSRTCHLNSIHQQHEQKRHVSLPALSGCKSLSSGFLTDPGRLSNCARGQISLYSTNLVKSVLKPGLKPATVPGKRAPKGPRTKQPSRANQPSLSEDKDMMQCIAFATADQYHLPTLSHDLINHGFHEIDLPRDASNVLVISTDMAAKPDDNAQIFFFREGSVVFWNVEEKTMKNILRILEHHEIQPYEVALVHWENEEINYTVGEGNTKLERGNFILSDIMDQEEAVLEKFAFSNALCLSVKLAIWEVALDNFVESIQSIPETLKSGKRVKLSSAEVMQKIGELFTLRHCINLRSDLLLTPDFYWDRENLEKLYDKTCQFLSINRRVNVVNEKLEHCTQLTDLMRSHLSEKHSLRLEWMIVILITIEVMFELAKMIF